A window of the Bacillus andreraoultii genome harbors these coding sequences:
- a CDS encoding hemerythrin domain-containing protein, whose amino-acid sequence MSGPGLKHVDSHSAIHEAALEEAKELNEIIAKLIRDGQLEKAHQTALVAIEHWETRTLRHAQAEEEGLYQELVEESPELKNSIIELTRDHNTMRYFVKQIKTQLESDGFNEEILHQLYALVHVDTYHNFEEERILPHH is encoded by the coding sequence ATGTCAGGACCAGGTTTGAAACATGTTGATAGTCATTCGGCTATTCATGAGGCTGCGCTAGAGGAGGCGAAAGAATTAAATGAGATTATTGCAAAATTAATAAGAGATGGGCAATTAGAAAAGGCACATCAAACAGCTCTCGTTGCTATTGAACATTGGGAAACACGTACGCTTAGACATGCACAAGCAGAGGAAGAAGGTCTTTATCAAGAGTTAGTAGAAGAGTCACCAGAGCTAAAAAATTCAATCATTGAGTTAACACGTGACCACAATACAATGCGCTACTTTGTAAAACAAATTAAAACTCAACTGGAGTCAGATGGTTTCAATGAAGAAATTTTACATCAACTATACGCATTAGTCCATGTGGATACGTATCACAACTTTGAAGAGGAAAGAATCTTACCACATCATTAA
- a CDS encoding PTS fructose transporter subunit IIABC has protein sequence MRVTELLRKDIMLMDLQSTTKEAVIDEMIDNLAKHKVINNKNLFKEAIIKREEQSSTGLGNGIAMPHAKTKAVDEATVLFAKSNNGVDYDSLDGQPTYLFFMIAVPDGAYDTHLQALAALSRSLIDESFIESLKVAKNSEEVYQLFQEREEESDEKEDRVAANTSEKPFVLAVTACPTGIAHTYMAEEALKRKAAEMNVEIRVETNGSEGVKHRLTEDEIRRAKGIIVAADKKVEMARFDGRPVLQRPVSDGINKTEELITKIVNGDAPIYHAEKGSSQNNEEKETTSVWGKIYKDLMNGVSHMLPFVVGGGILMALSFLFESALGDKSEIFKFLNSIGGNAFNFLIPILAGYIAMSIGDRPGLMPGMVGGLMAVNSNAGFLGGLAAGFLAGYLVVFLKKLFRGMPRSLEGLKPILIYPVLGLLLTGLFMYYIVGPIFSNINTAMINFLSDLGTGNAVILGALLAGMMAIDMGGPFNKAAYTFSIGIFTDTGDGSLMAAVMAGGMIPPLAIALATTFYKNKFTAEERRSGVSNYVLGLSFITEGAIPFAASDPLRIIGSSIVGSAIAGGLTQLWNTAIPAPHGGIFVIALAENKVFFILSLLIGAIISGLMIGFWRKPVEK, from the coding sequence ATGAGAGTAACAGAACTACTTAGAAAAGACATCATGCTCATGGATTTACAATCAACAACGAAAGAAGCAGTTATTGATGAGATGATTGATAATCTCGCTAAACATAAAGTAATTAATAATAAAAATTTATTTAAAGAAGCCATTATCAAACGTGAAGAACAATCGTCAACAGGCTTAGGAAATGGGATTGCTATGCCACATGCAAAAACAAAAGCAGTAGATGAGGCAACGGTTCTTTTTGCGAAAAGTAATAATGGTGTTGACTATGATTCATTAGATGGACAACCAACATACTTATTTTTTATGATTGCTGTTCCAGATGGTGCTTACGATACACATTTACAAGCGCTAGCAGCACTTTCTCGTTCATTGATAGATGAAAGTTTTATTGAAAGTTTAAAAGTAGCTAAAAATAGCGAGGAAGTTTATCAGCTATTCCAAGAGCGTGAAGAAGAAAGTGACGAAAAAGAAGATAGAGTTGCAGCTAACACGAGTGAAAAGCCTTTTGTTCTAGCAGTTACAGCTTGTCCAACAGGAATCGCTCATACGTATATGGCAGAAGAAGCATTAAAAAGAAAAGCAGCTGAGATGAACGTGGAAATTCGCGTTGAAACTAATGGTTCTGAAGGTGTGAAACATCGTTTAACAGAAGACGAAATTCGTCGGGCAAAAGGGATTATCGTTGCAGCGGATAAAAAAGTTGAGATGGCACGATTTGACGGCCGGCCGGTTTTACAAAGACCTGTAAGTGATGGAATTAACAAAACGGAAGAATTAATTACAAAAATTGTTAATGGAGATGCACCAATTTATCACGCAGAAAAGGGTTCTTCACAAAATAATGAAGAAAAAGAAACCACTTCTGTTTGGGGTAAAATATATAAAGATTTAATGAATGGTGTCTCTCACATGTTACCGTTCGTTGTTGGTGGCGGCATACTCATGGCACTATCTTTTCTGTTTGAAAGTGCACTGGGTGATAAGAGTGAAATATTTAAATTTTTAAATTCAATCGGTGGAAATGCATTTAATTTCTTAATTCCAATTTTGGCTGGATATATTGCAATGAGTATCGGTGACCGTCCAGGACTTATGCCAGGTATGGTCGGTGGGTTAATGGCAGTAAACAGCAATGCAGGATTCCTTGGTGGTTTAGCAGCTGGTTTCTTAGCAGGTTATCTAGTTGTATTTTTGAAAAAATTATTCCGTGGCATGCCAAGATCTTTGGAAGGGCTAAAACCTATTTTAATTTATCCAGTGTTAGGTCTATTGTTAACGGGTCTTTTCATGTACTATATTGTTGGCCCAATTTTTTCCAATATTAATACAGCAATGATAAACTTCCTTAGTGATTTAGGTACTGGAAATGCCGTAATTCTTGGTGCCCTTCTTGCTGGAATGATGGCAATTGATATGGGAGGTCCATTTAATAAGGCGGCGTATACTTTTTCAATTGGAATATTTACTGATACAGGTGATGGGAGTTTAATGGCTGCTGTAATGGCAGGAGGAATGATTCCACCACTCGCTATCGCCCTTGCAACTACTTTCTATAAAAATAAATTTACAGCAGAAGAAAGACGTTCTGGGGTCTCCAACTATGTCTTAGGTTTATCCTTTATTACAGAAGGAGCGATACCCTTTGCTGCGTCGGATCCATTAAGAATTATCGGATCATCAATTGTCGGTTCAGCTATTGCAGGTGGTTTAACTCAATTATGGAATACAGCGATTCCTGCGCCACATGGTGGTATTTTCGTTATTGCGTTAGCTGAAAATAAAGTTTTCTTTATCCTTTCGCTTCTTATCGGTGCAATTATTTCTGGTTTAATGATAGGTTTTTGGCGTAAACCAGTTGAAAAATAA